ttaaaattatgatTTTGCTAGTATATTCAATGTTTAACATTCAATTTTTATAACCGAAGtcaatataaatttttcaaaactatCATCATAATGCACATTactatattgaaatttaaaactgTATTATTGGTTTTAGGAATGTTGTTGTACttaagtttttcttttttaatggtTGATAAATTACGGAAATCACATGTCTTTATAGCCATACTCTATTCagaatttgaaaaataacaaagTGTTACGGCTCCATGGAACTTACACAATCAAAACATCGAAATATAAGGCGACTACACTGAATCACGGATCTTGCGCGGGGATAAGTGGCTTAGCTTAGGTATCGGGACTCCGACTCTGACTTTACTCCTTCTTGGGAACACTCAGATCGTAGAAGAGCTTGCCCATGCCGCCGATTCCGACGAGGGCGAGGGCCACGGTGAGACGGTAGAGCACGTTGTCCACGGCGGATCCCTTCAGGAAGACGGGCTTGCCGTCCTTCTTCTGGAAGTGGTCCTGGACCTTGCGGATCTCGAAGTATCCCTTCTCGATCTGCTCCTTGGGCACGGCGGCGGACCGGCGGCCGGCGGTGGTAGCGAAGCTACGGACAACAGCCTGTGGAGGAGTGCGAAATGTGCGGTTAGTTCTGGGGCTCCAGGGAACTTACGTAATTGCATGGAGGTGGTAGGGTCTATGGAGTTATGGAACTCGCATTTCCTTTCCAGAGAAGGGTGATCGTTACTGTAATTTTCCCAATTTACTTACTCTCGACAGGTTCATCATCTTGCTTgggtttatttttaagatttagcAAAAAGTGAACAGTTTTCTGGGCGAAAAATATCGGTCTCGAATATGACAGCTACAGCTGGAGGAACATCGATATTATATCGATACATCGATGGTCGACATCTCCAGCACTTTTTGGCATTCGCCCggaaattattatttactcGAATAAACAGAAATTAAAGCAGCTGCATATCTAATAACTAATTTATTATTCCATAGCTTTAAAAATCGACAGACGTTGCCATGGGCTTCCTAACAGTATTGAAAAAGATGCGCCAGAAGGAGAAGGAAATGCGCATATTACTCCTGTGAGTTCTTCCACATTTTAGAACAAAGCTTAGTGACTCATAATTTTCCTTAGAGGTCTGGATAATGCCGGCAAGACCACGATCCTAAAGCGCTTTAATGGCGAGCCCATTGACACCATCTCGCCCACCCTGGGTTTCAACATAAAAACCTTGGAGCACAATGGGTACACCCTGAATATGTGGGACGTGGGTGGCCAGAGGTCCCTGCGATCCTACTGGCGGAACTACTTCGAATGCACCGATGGTCTGGTCTGGGTGGTGGACAGTGCTGACAGGATGCGCCTGGAATCCTGCGGTCAGGAGCTGCAGATTCTGCTCCAAGAAGAGCGCCTGGGAGGAGCCACCCTCCTGGTTCTGTGCAACAAACAGGATCTTCCCGGTGCCCTCTCATCAAATGAAATAAAGGAGGTAATCACTTTGGACTCATTAGATTTAACAAAATGTATATGtcctttatttttaaagatactTCATCTGGAGGAGATTACCACGCATCATTGGCTGGTGGCCGGAGTTAGCGCGGTGACCGGTGAGAAGCTTCTGAGTTCCATGGACTGGTTGATAGACGACATAGCCAAGCGTATATTCACTTTGgattaaataaatcttatcTTACTCCCTTACTTCTCACACAAGTACATTTTGTATAGTTTCTCCTGCTTCTCGTCGGCAAACTGCGGCTTAAAGTTCACCTTGTGAATGGATTTGAATCCCTCGTCTAGAGCTGGCTCCTGGTACTTTTTCTTCATCATGTTAAATACCATGTCTTTGATCTTGGAGTGCGTAGAGTCTGATAACTCTCGGAAAGCGATGTTGTGCTTCACTTGAGCCACGGGCACATTCATAACCAGACAGCGGCAGGGAATCTTCATTTCGCTAGCCAGCTCCAGGAATTTTTTGCGTGAGGCCGCGTCCACATTGGTGTTGTCCACCACACAAGA
This region of Drosophila subpulchrella strain 33 F10 #4 breed RU33 unplaced genomic scaffold, RU_Dsub_v1.1 Primary Assembly Seq354, whole genome shotgun sequence genomic DNA includes:
- the LOC119560500 gene encoding cytochrome c oxidase subunit 7A, mitochondrial, encoding MMNLSRAVVRSFATTAGRRSAAVPKEQIEKGYFEIRKVQDHFQKKDGKPVFLKGSAVDNVLYRLTVALALVGIGGMGKLFYDLSVPKKE
- the LOC119560498 gene encoding ADP-ribosylation factor-like protein 2; translation: MGFLTVLKKMRQKEKEMRILLLGLDNAGKTTILKRFNGEPIDTISPTLGFNIKTLEHNGYTLNMWDVGGQRSLRSYWRNYFECTDGLVWVVDSADRMRLESCGQELQILLQEERLGGATLLVLCNKQDLPGALSSNEIKEILHLEEITTHHWLVAGVSAVTGEKLLSSMDWLIDDIAKRIFTLD